A region of the Amycolatopsis sp. cg13 genome:
GCGGGACCGGAAGGATCCTCGCTTCCGGAGTGGGCCCCACAACCCGGCTTCGGCGTGAGAGCATGGGAAGACTCCACCGCTTCGATTCGGAAGGGCGTTCGTGATGGGCGTGCTCGCCGGCGCGGAACCGTTCTCCCACCCGGGTACCTCCGGGGCCGGCTTCCTGCTCTGCCACGGATTCACCGCGACGCCCGACGGCATGCGCGCCTGGGGCGAGCACTTGGCCGCCGAGGGCTTCGCGGTGCGCTGCCCGCTGCTGCCCGGCCACGGCACGCACTGGCGCGACCTCAATCGGACGACCTGGCAGGACTGGTACGCCACGGTCCGCGAGGCGCTGCTGGCGCTGCGCGCGGAATGCGACCAGGTGTTCGTCGGCGGGATGTCGATGGGCGGGACGCTCACCCTTCGCCTCGCCGAGGAATTCGGCCCGGACATCTCCGGCATCGTGCTGGTCAACCCGTCGGTCACGCGGCTGAGCCTGGACGCCAAGGTGCTGCCGCTGCTGTCGCGGGTGGTCCCGTCGATCCGCGCGATCGGCAACGACATCGCGAAGCCCGGCGAGGTCGAGCTGGCCTACCCCCGCACGCCGGTGCGGGCCGCGGCGAGCCTCGCCCGGCTGTGGAAGATCGTGCGCGCCGACCTGGCGAAGGTGACGCAGCCGGTGCTGCTGCTGCACTCGCGGGTCGACCACGTCGTCGAACCCGAGAACTCGCAGATCGTTCTGGACGGCATCTCGAGCACGGACGTGACCGAGGTGGTGCTGGAGAACAGCTTCCACGTCGCGACGCAGGACCACGACGCGGAACTGATCTTCAGCCGCAGTGTCGACTTCGCCCGGCAACCGCGGGCGGGACAGGTGGGTGCCGGATGAACCGGGGGAAAGGCGCGGACGGACCCGAGGACGTCGACGCCACGTTCGCCGAGATCGTGGC
Encoded here:
- a CDS encoding alpha/beta hydrolase, producing the protein MGVLAGAEPFSHPGTSGAGFLLCHGFTATPDGMRAWGEHLAAEGFAVRCPLLPGHGTHWRDLNRTTWQDWYATVREALLALRAECDQVFVGGMSMGGTLTLRLAEEFGPDISGIVLVNPSVTRLSLDAKVLPLLSRVVPSIRAIGNDIAKPGEVELAYPRTPVRAAASLARLWKIVRADLAKVTQPVLLLHSRVDHVVEPENSQIVLDGISSTDVTEVVLENSFHVATQDHDAELIFSRSVDFARQPRAGQVGAG